actttttattgtgaatatcggtatggttgacatgtctcataaataaagattcgtgagacctaCTCATCATCATTGTATGTTTGTGAAATTTACATGAATTCATTTATTATATTACATGAATTTATAGTTTTATATTTCAATTCATTTCAGTTTCACTCGTTTCACTTCATTTAGTTACACCTTTGACAATCCCATCTCAATTTCAAgcaaattattttcaaaatatcaacGTGCAACTTATTTAATAGAATATGCTAAAATTTAATAGAGTCCATACATACCCTCGTATCCCTCATAAttctatatttttcttaatttttaaatttcagtTCCTATTACGATTATATAATGCTTTATTTATGactcataatttaaataaatcaaaaaattgtgtgagacaatttcacgggtcgtattttgtgagacgaatctcttatttggtcatctatgaaaaaaatatttctttttatgctaagaatattactttatattatgaatatcggtatgattgactcgtctcacagataaagctcgtgagaccgtctcacaaaaaaaccTACCTTTTACATAATTATTAGTAATCATGTCACGGGGTCTCAAATATACACTCCTAAATAGTCACATCTTCTAATTATGAGACTGCTTAAATAGTTTTTTTCGTGTCCCTTCACTTTATTTGTTTGTTCTTAAACCACGCCTTATGTCCCGATTCCATCTCTTTATCCTATTAAATTttgtaaatttcaaatttaatgacattaatttaaattatgtgGTGTCATATAAAACTTCCAACGTCGATAAATCATGCGGAAGGGTTTTGAATAACAGTAAGCAAGCAAACGAGGTAAAACcagaaacaaaacaaaaaaaaaaaattgtaaatgcAAGCATTCGATAGCTATCGACTACAAATCCGTCGATTTTAAATTCATTTGATTTTTTGGATGAATTTATATTGGATTGATTTCAAATTAATTCATTGTTAATTTATGTAGAAACAATGTTAATTATTATAGATTTAGAGTATACTCAAATCTTTctccaaatcaaatcatttcttcTGAACAAAATTCTCTTATCCAAACACGACCTATAATGAGTTTAGgtaaatcatttttatttatcTAAATTGTTATTATTTGGGTTTAAATAGAAAATATGAAATTAAACAAATCAGAAAACTGTCAGTTTGAGGGCCAAAAAAATCTCCCCCCAATTTCGAACTAGCAGTTGATGAGAGATAGTGACGAGCTTATCTTCAcctatttgaattttttttttaaattttaatatttaaacaaATCTAATTTTGTGGGAAAATGATAATATCGGCGTTGTCTCCATCTCAATTGAACTACGCAATAAAATAGAAATGGTAAAAAAAAGTATTATTCCACGAAGATCGATGCATGCAAAGGAGATGATTTCCAATTTTTGGAACTCCGTCATAGACAACTACTTCTCGCATCCGAGGTGGGAGCTGCTGCTCTACGTAGCCATGTGGACGGCCATCTTAACGGCAACGGTGGCCGCGGCCTCGTTGTCGCCGGAGTTTGCttttatttcagccgccgaacCATCGTCTTCCTCGTCTAGAGCTTACTGCGCCGTGGAGGGCTCCTATAGACTGCCGTTGGATTCTCCGACTGATAATATTTGCATCCCGGGTCAGCTAATCAAGCGATCTTTGCTAGATTTCATTATCCCGCCTGTGTTCGCGGCCATTATGGTGGTCGGCTCGGCTTGTCTGCTTGCAGGCGTGGGATTGTGGGAGGACGACGAAGATCTGGAATATTGATCCCAGTTGGAATTAgggtttttgtttgtttttaattaatttgaagACTCCAAATTTGGGGAATATTTGAGGGAATAACTGTGCATTGAATGAATTCTTTCGAATCTACAGTTGTTTATTTAGTATCTCTAATCTCAAACTTTTATCTGTTATTCAAATGCAAATGATTATGATCATCCATATTCTCTTCTCATTATCGTTTACATGATCGATCTGTGTTGCATTCAATAAACAATGGCAAAAACTCgtgtgaaacagtctcacgggtcgtatttttgagacggatctcttatttgggtcatccatgaaaaagtataattttttatgctaagagtattgctttttattgtgaatatgggtaggtttgacccgtctcacagattaagatccgcgAGAcgggtctcacatgagactcactcataaaCAATAACATATTTAACAAAATGACTCGCAAATGATATTTCAAATTAATTATCATAAttaaaaagtttgaaatatccaGTACCATATATTATATGAATGATGGATCAATTACGTaatcatatataattaaaacatTGGTTTTCAATTTTGAGCTGCATTGATAATCTTGTTGCTGAAGTCCCAAAGCCTCTCGGCCAAGATTTCATCCCGGGCATATGTGCTAGGTTTGAACTCGTTGCAATCAGCTAAATATTTTCCCGTCACACCTTCCATGCTCGGGTGAAGCGCCGCATAGCATGTCGTGGCCGCCCCCTGATTAAAATCAGCATCCAAAATCCGTGAATTATTTGATTCACGAGATTTTGACATATGTTCAAATaataatttgataaaataaaaaaaaatatgagatTAAAAATGTgataaaataaaagattttgataCCTGTGGAACATTCTTCCATAGGATGCAGGTGAAAAACTTCAAGATTTCTGCATCAAAttgtaaaaacaaaaaattagaaATCAAAGGCACATGAAagggaaaaaaaatcaaatcagctgtgagattttattattagtACTCACTCATAAAAACTCCAGAATATTTGAAGAGATTTGTCATGATTAATCCTGGGTGCACTGAATTCACTGTTACACTTGCTCCCTCAGCCTTAAAtcgaaaattaaaaatataaatattagtaATCCTACAtacttttataaatatattaatataaggaagaataaattaattaatctgGAAAACTTCGAAAGATTAATTGTATACCTGTAAGCGACGTGATAGCTCGGACGCATGCAAAATATTGGCCAACTTGGATTGTCCATATGCCCTCTTGTCACAATAACTAATTTGGAACAAAtaaatttatcaaaattttttttactatGTGATATGATACATAGTGACTTATATATGTCCAATGATGGAtgcattaaattataaatttaagtTGTGATGAT
This is a stretch of genomic DNA from Primulina eburnea isolate SZY01 chromosome 11, ASM2296580v1, whole genome shotgun sequence. It encodes these proteins:
- the LOC140805162 gene encoding uncharacterized protein, which gives rise to MVKKSIIPRRSMHAKEMISNFWNSVIDNYFSHPRWELLLYVAMWTAILTATVAAASLSPEFAFISAAEPSSSSSRAYCAVEGSYRLPLDSPTDNICIPGQLIKRSLLDFIIPPVFAAIMVVGSACLLAGVGLWEDDEDLEY